One Panicum virgatum strain AP13 chromosome 9K, P.virgatum_v5, whole genome shotgun sequence genomic region harbors:
- the LOC120652938 gene encoding partner of Y14 and mago-like isoform X4 translates to MATSSDGGGGDQRRLLSIPKEGERIIAPTRRPDGTLRKAIRIRAGYVPQEEVAIYQSKGALMRKSGPDVPPGYDPALAVDAKPKTKAAKRNERRKEKRQQASSTNDKGKGLDIEDAGAAETDKVLSSKTDKQRDSVESVTKQIRSIAISESPAAPSTNANDSSQPESSAPDIDKKIRALKKKIRLAEAQLQGDSEKLKSETQEKLKKIEGWRAELKLLEDKKAPTGS, encoded by the exons ATGGCCACctccagcgacggcggcggcggcgaccagcgGCGCCTACTCTCAATCCCCAAGGAGGGCGAGCGCATCATCGCGCCGACTCGGCGCCCCGACGGCACGCTCCGCAAGGCCATCCGCATCCGCGCCGGCTACGTGCCCCAGGAGGAGGTCGCCATCTACCAGTCCAAGGGCGCCCTA ATGAGGAAATCAGGGCCCGACGTGCCGCCGGGGTACGACCCGGCGCTAGCGGTCGATGCAAAGCCCAAGACGAAGGCGGCCAAGCGGAACGAGCGGCGCAAGGAGAAACGGCAGCAG GCTAGTTCGACAAATGATAAAGGAAAGGGCCTGGATATAGAGGACGCTGGAGCTGCAGAAACTGACAAGGTTCTTTCCTCCAAAACTGATAAGCAGAGGGATTCAGTGGAAAGTGTAACAAAGCAGATAAGAAGCATTGCTATTTCTGAATCACCTGCAGCGCCATCCACAAATGCCAATGATAGCTCACAACCAGAATCATCCGCTCCAGACATAGATAAGAAAATTCGAGCACTGAAGAAGAAG ATACGTTTAGCTGAAGCACAGCTGCAAGGTGACTCCGAAAAATTGAAATCTGAGACTCAGGAAAAGTTGAAAAAGATTGAAGGGTGGCGTGCGGAGCTGAAGCTTTTGGAGGACAAGAAAGCTCCCACGGGTTCCTAG
- the LOC120652937 gene encoding mitogen-activated protein kinase kinase kinase 1-like: MGPPPSAQDPAPSPSGGSGSGSSRRRLRRLDRRNASKNIGYDATNFCQFPPSPQPASAPASGPASLAGSVACSLDLVNSFRIGGSGDGGGDVQLLCQSLGLSGPDDFAISLADWQAHKAVRSSASASASPSSARHEPEPPARDSPLRHEGAEEPTRPADAGHELPAKEPAARNAPIEALERPARLDPLESTRPDVKRAVGEGGIKGLRPPPVLKPPPSMALPAVCGAGSTWDILRSFAPDEKEHAPASRSGRGFAHQDAEEDEDAAVALTLEDLRLGESSEGFTGTSSLSTTNDDETCSTTTESMFYISPNGRFRKKIRSWNRGVLLGSGSFGTVYEGISDEGGFFAVKEVSLYDQGSNAKQCIFQLEQEIALLSQFEHENIVQYYGTDKEDSKLYIFLELVTQGSLASLYQKYRLRDTHVSAYTRQILNGLTYLHERSIVHRDIKCANILVHANGSVKLADFGLAKEITKFSAIKSCKGTVYWMAPEVVNPKKTYGPAADIWSLGCTVLEMLTQKIPYPDLEWTQALYRIGKGEAPAIPSGLSKDARDFISQCVKPNPEDRPSASKLLEHPFVNRSIRSVRSMRTSSRPNSSTRGIN; the protein is encoded by the exons ATGGGCCCGCCCCCCTCCGCGCAGGaccccgcgccgtcgccgtcgggcggcagcggctccggctcctccaggcgccgcctccgccggctcGACCGCCGCAACGCGTCCAAGAACATCGGCTACGACGCCACCAACTTCTGCCAGTTCCCGCCGTCCCCGCAGCCGGCCTCCGCGCCGGCGTCGGGGCCGGCCTCGCTCGCCGGCTCCGTGGCCTGCTCCCTCGACCTCGTCAACAGCTTCCGcatcggcggcagcggcgacggcggcggggacgtCCAGCTCCTCTGCCAGAGCCTCGGCCTCTCCGGCCCCGACGACTTCGCCATCTCGCTCGCCGACTGGCAGGCGCACAAGGCCGTGCGCTCctcggcctccgcctccgcctccccttcGTCCGCGCGGCACGAACCCGAACCCCCCGCGCGGGACTCCCCGCTCCGCCACGAGGGTGCCGAGGAGCCCACCCGGCCAGCGGACGCCGGCCACGAGCTACCGGCGAAGGAGCCGGCCGCGAGGAACGCCCCAATCGAAGCTCTGGAGCGGCCGGCACGGCTGGATCCGCTCGAGTCCACCCGCCCGGATGTGAAGAGGGCAGTTGGGGAGGGAGGAATCAAGGGCTTGCGCCCGCCGCCGGTGCTCAAGCCGCCCCCCTCGATGGCGCTGCCGGCTGTCTGCGGGGCGGGATCCACGTGGGACATCCTGCGGTCGTTCGCGCCGGATGAGAAAGAGCACGCCCCTGCGAGCAGATCTGGCCGAGGTTTTGCACACCAGGatgcggaggaggacgaggatgcGGCGGTAGCATTGACGCTGGAGGATCTCAGGCTTGGCGAGTCGTCCGAGGGCTTCACTGGCACTTCTTCGCTATCCACCACGAACGATGACGAGACTTGCAGCACGACCACAGAGTCCATGTTCTACATCTCACCGAACGGCCGGTTCAGGAAGAAGATTCGGTCATGGAACCGAGGGGTGCTGCTGGGGAGTGGCTCGTTTGGGACGGTGTATGAAGGCATCAGCGA CGAGGGTGGCTTCTTTGCCGTTAAAGAAGTAAGCTTATATGATCAAGGGAGCAACGCGAAGCAGTGTATCTTTCAGCTTGAGCAG GAAATTGCACTTCTGAGCCAGTTTGAGCATGAGAATATAGTGCAGTACTACGGAACAGACAAA GAAGATTCGAAACTTTACATCTTCCTTGAACTAGTGACCCAAGGATCCCTTGCATCTTTGTATCAGAAGTACCGCCTGCGAGATACTCATGTCTCTGCATATACAAGACAGATCCTTAATGGGTTGACATACCTCCATGAAAGGAGCATTGTTCATAG AGACATTAAATGTGCAAATATTCTGGTGCATGCCAATGGATCTGTGAAGCTTGCAGACTTTGGACTTGCTAAGGAG ATTACCAAATTCAGTGCGATCAAATCATGCAAAGGAACTGTTTATTGGATGGCACCGGAG GTTGTCAATCCAAAGAAGACATATGGACCTGCTGCTGACATATGGAGTCTTGGTTGCACCGTCCTGGAGATGTTGACACAGAAAATTCCCTATCCTGATCTGGAATGG ACACAAGCTTTATACAGGATTGGTAAAGGGGAAGCGCCAGCAATTCCTAGTGGTCTTTCAAAGGATGCCCGTGATTTTATAAGCCAGTGTGTAAAACCCAATCCCGAAGACAGACCTTCAGCATCAAAACTGTTGGAGCATCCATTCGTTAACAGGTCAATAAGGTCGGTACGGTCTATGAGGACATCTTCACGCCCAAATTCGTCTACACGTGGCATCAACTGA
- the LOC120652938 gene encoding partner of Y14 and mago-like isoform X2: MATSSDGGGGDQRRLLSIPKEGERIIAPTRRPDGTLRKAIRIRAGYVPQEEVAIYQSKGALMRKSGPDVPPGYDPALAVDAKPKTKAAKRNERRKEKRQQSGEFFFGVNAAPIFLSRASSTNDKGKGLDIEDAGAAETDKVLSSKTDKQRDSVESVTKQIRSIAISESPAAPSTNANDSSQPESSAPDIDKKIRALKKKA, translated from the exons ATGGCCACctccagcgacggcggcggcggcgaccagcgGCGCCTACTCTCAATCCCCAAGGAGGGCGAGCGCATCATCGCGCCGACTCGGCGCCCCGACGGCACGCTCCGCAAGGCCATCCGCATCCGCGCCGGCTACGTGCCCCAGGAGGAGGTCGCCATCTACCAGTCCAAGGGCGCCCTA ATGAGGAAATCAGGGCCCGACGTGCCGCCGGGGTACGACCCGGCGCTAGCGGTCGATGCAAAGCCCAAGACGAAGGCGGCCAAGCGGAACGAGCGGCGCAAGGAGAAACGGCAGCAG AGTGGGGAATTTTTCTTTGGCGTAAATGCAGCTCCTATATTTCTTAGTAGG GCTAGTTCGACAAATGATAAAGGAAAGGGCCTGGATATAGAGGACGCTGGAGCTGCAGAAACTGACAAGGTTCTTTCCTCCAAAACTGATAAGCAGAGGGATTCAGTGGAAAGTGTAACAAAGCAGATAAGAAGCATTGCTATTTCTGAATCACCTGCAGCGCCATCCACAAATGCCAATGATAGCTCACAACCAGAATCATCCGCTCCAGACATAGATAAGAAAATTCGAGCACTGAAGAAGAAG gcatag
- the LOC120652938 gene encoding partner of Y14 and mago-like isoform X3 — MATSSDGGGGDQRRLLSIPKEGERIIAPTRRPDGTLRKAIRIRAGYVPQEEVAIYQSKGALMRKSGPDVPPGYDPALAVDAKPKTKAAKRNERRKEKRQQSGEFFFGVNAAPIFLSRASSTNDKGKGLDIEDAGAAETDKVLSSKTDKQRDSVESVTKQIRSIAISESPAAPSTNANDSSQPESSAPDIDKKIRALKKKIRLAEAQLQGDSEKLKSETQEKLKKIEGWRAELKLLEDKKAPTGS; from the exons ATGGCCACctccagcgacggcggcggcggcgaccagcgGCGCCTACTCTCAATCCCCAAGGAGGGCGAGCGCATCATCGCGCCGACTCGGCGCCCCGACGGCACGCTCCGCAAGGCCATCCGCATCCGCGCCGGCTACGTGCCCCAGGAGGAGGTCGCCATCTACCAGTCCAAGGGCGCCCTA ATGAGGAAATCAGGGCCCGACGTGCCGCCGGGGTACGACCCGGCGCTAGCGGTCGATGCAAAGCCCAAGACGAAGGCGGCCAAGCGGAACGAGCGGCGCAAGGAGAAACGGCAGCAG AGTGGGGAATTTTTCTTTGGCGTAAATGCAGCTCCTATATTTCTTAGTAGG GCTAGTTCGACAAATGATAAAGGAAAGGGCCTGGATATAGAGGACGCTGGAGCTGCAGAAACTGACAAGGTTCTTTCCTCCAAAACTGATAAGCAGAGGGATTCAGTGGAAAGTGTAACAAAGCAGATAAGAAGCATTGCTATTTCTGAATCACCTGCAGCGCCATCCACAAATGCCAATGATAGCTCACAACCAGAATCATCCGCTCCAGACATAGATAAGAAAATTCGAGCACTGAAGAAGAAG ATACGTTTAGCTGAAGCACAGCTGCAAGGTGACTCCGAAAAATTGAAATCTGAGACTCAGGAAAAGTTGAAAAAGATTGAAGGGTGGCGTGCGGAGCTGAAGCTTTTGGAGGACAAGAAAGCTCCCACGGGTTCCTAG
- the LOC120652938 gene encoding partner of Y14 and mago-like isoform X1, producing the protein MATSSDGGGGDQRRLLSIPKEGERIIAPTRRPDGTLRKAIRIRAGYVPQEEVAIYQSKGALMRKSGPDVPPGYDPALAVDAKPKTKAAKRNERRKEKRQQQASSTNDKGKGLDIEDAGAAETDKVLSSKTDKQRDSVESVTKQIRSIAISESPAAPSTNANDSSQPESSAPDIDKKIRALKKKIRLAEAQLQGDSEKLKSETQEKLKKIEGWRAELKLLEDKKAPTGS; encoded by the exons ATGGCCACctccagcgacggcggcggcggcgaccagcgGCGCCTACTCTCAATCCCCAAGGAGGGCGAGCGCATCATCGCGCCGACTCGGCGCCCCGACGGCACGCTCCGCAAGGCCATCCGCATCCGCGCCGGCTACGTGCCCCAGGAGGAGGTCGCCATCTACCAGTCCAAGGGCGCCCTA ATGAGGAAATCAGGGCCCGACGTGCCGCCGGGGTACGACCCGGCGCTAGCGGTCGATGCAAAGCCCAAGACGAAGGCGGCCAAGCGGAACGAGCGGCGCAAGGAGAAACGGCAGCAG CAGGCTAGTTCGACAAATGATAAAGGAAAGGGCCTGGATATAGAGGACGCTGGAGCTGCAGAAACTGACAAGGTTCTTTCCTCCAAAACTGATAAGCAGAGGGATTCAGTGGAAAGTGTAACAAAGCAGATAAGAAGCATTGCTATTTCTGAATCACCTGCAGCGCCATCCACAAATGCCAATGATAGCTCACAACCAGAATCATCCGCTCCAGACATAGATAAGAAAATTCGAGCACTGAAGAAGAAG ATACGTTTAGCTGAAGCACAGCTGCAAGGTGACTCCGAAAAATTGAAATCTGAGACTCAGGAAAAGTTGAAAAAGATTGAAGGGTGGCGTGCGGAGCTGAAGCTTTTGGAGGACAAGAAAGCTCCCACGGGTTCCTAG